A stretch of the Hypomesus transpacificus isolate Combined female chromosome 12, fHypTra1, whole genome shotgun sequence genome encodes the following:
- the LOC124474497 gene encoding splicing factor U2AF 35 kDa subunit isoform X4 yields MAEYLASIFGTEKDKVNCSFYFKIGACRHGDRCSRLHNKPTFSQTILIQNIYRNPQNSAQTADASRCAVSDVEMQEHYDEFFEEVFTEMEEKYGEVEEMNVCDNLGDHLVGNVYVKFRREEDAEKAVMGLNNRWFNGQPIHAELSPVTDFREACCRQYEMGECTRGGFCNFMHLKPISRELRRELYGRRRKRHRSSSRSRDRRSRSRDRGRGGGGGGRDRARRRSRDRERSGRF; encoded by the exons ATGGCGGAGTACCTGGCGTCCATTTTCGGTACTGAAAAAGACAA GGTCAATTGttcattttatttcaaaattGGAGCGTGCAGGCATGGAGACCGCTGCTCTAGGTTGCACAACAAACCAACTTTCAGCCAG ACCATCTTGATTCAAAACATCTACCGTAATCCCCAAAACAGTGCACAGACGGCCGACGCCTCTCGCT GTGCCGTCAGCGATGTGGAGATGCAAGAGCACTACGACGAGTTCTTTGAA GAGGTCTTCacggagatggaggagaagtacggcgaggtggaggagatgaACGTGTGCGACAACCTGGGTGACCACCTCGTGGGGAACGTCTATGTGAAG TTCCGCCGGGAAGAGGACGCCGAGAAGGCGGTGATGGGCCTGAACAACCGCTGGTTCAACGGTCAGCCCATCCACGCAGAGCTGTCCCCCGTCACGGACTTCCGAGAAGCCTGCTGTCGCCAGTATGAAATGGG AGAGTGCACGCGAGGTGGCTTCTGCAACTTCATGCACCTAAAACCCATATCACGAGAGCTCCGTAGGGAGTTGTATGGACGCCGCAGGAAAAG GCACCGCTCCAGCTCGCGTTCGCGAGACAGGCGCTCCCGGTCCAGAGACCGTGGTCGTGGCGGCGGCGGTGGTGGACGGGACCGTGCAAGACGGAGGTCAAGGGACAGAGAACGTTCTGGAAGATTCTAA
- the LOC124474497 gene encoding splicing factor U2AF 35 kDa subunit isoform X5, whose amino-acid sequence MQEHYDEFFEEVFTEMEEKYGEVEEMNVCDNLGDHLVGNVYVKVADGGRWGTTAVFRSPRDDPCVTPLVVTSACCACSHVHMQFRREEDAEKAVMGLNNRWFNGQPIHAELSPVTDFREACCRQYEMGECTRGGFCNFMHLKPISRELRRELYGRRRKRHRSSSRSRDRRSRSRDRGRGGGGGGRDRARRRSRDRERSGRF is encoded by the exons ATGCAAGAGCACTACGACGAGTTCTTTGAA GAGGTCTTCacggagatggaggagaagtacggcgaggtggaggagatgaACGTGTGCGACAACCTGGGTGACCACCTCGTGGGGAACGTCTATGTGAAGGTGGCTGACGGGGGACGGTGGGGGACAACCGCTGTGTTTAGAAGCCCTCGCGATGACCCATGTGTGACCCCTCTGGTTGTGACTAGTGCGTGTTGCGCGTGCTCTCATGTACACATGCAGTTCCGCCGGGAAGAGGACGCCGAGAAGGCGGTGATGGGCCTGAACAACCGCTGGTTCAACGGTCAGCCCATCCACGCAGAGCTGTCCCCCGTCACGGACTTCCGAGAAGCCTGCTGTCGCCAGTATGAAATGGG AGAGTGCACGCGAGGTGGCTTCTGCAACTTCATGCACCTAAAACCCATATCACGAGAGCTCCGTAGGGAGTTGTATGGACGCCGCAGGAAAAG GCACCGCTCCAGCTCGCGTTCGCGAGACAGGCGCTCCCGGTCCAGAGACCGTGGTCGTGGCGGCGGCGGTGGTGGACGGGACCGTGCAAGACGGAGGTCAAGGGACAGAGAACGTTCTGGAAGATTCTAA
- the LOC124474495 gene encoding B- and T-lymphocyte attenuator-like: protein MRPNKLWTKPPVLILLAVHLFPWTIYTQEADCLPHVRVHRNTVMNASSGEDLRMECPVHFCSDAQPVISWCKLDDSNNCSPFNRSARTETHWQNLTYNTGISFLNMKDVSTNDTGQYRCQYRSDMSHSIKIRVSERTDISTVGYEKNETTSFEHPNPELEWLLPYIYPAVGILGLVVVVITTSILLMQRNRGRPKNTDPTENKYMAIPMTQQALPHANISPQPYPRASPRQSVPTIYDNAPSRRPSSAHAPPTRPAANHKAAPEDRDQGNRKAGERERDEESLLYAALDHQALPGATGRPQRPQEECSEYAAIRVH, encoded by the exons ATGAGGCCCAACAAGCTTTGGACCAAACCCCCTGTGTTAATCCTCCTGGCTGTGCATCTGTTCCCCTGGACCATCTACA CACAAGAAGCTGACTGTTTACCACATGTTAGAGTACATCGGAATACAGTTATGAACGCTTCATCTGGAGAGGATCTGAGGATGGAGTGTCCCGTTCACTTCTGCAGCGACGCACAACCAGTGATCTCATGGTGTAAACTGGATGATTCAAATAACTGCAGTCCTTTCAATCGATCTGCTCGGACTGAAACCCACTGGCAGAATTTGACATACAACACAGGGATCTCATTTCTGAATATGAAAGATGTATCTACAAACGATACAGGTCAATACAGGTGTCAATATAGATCCGACATGAGTCATAGCATCAAGATCAGAGTCTCAG AGAGAACAGACATCTCCACAGTTGGGTATGAGAAGAATGAAACAA ccAGCTTTGAACATCCAAATCCTGAATTAGAGTGGCTTTTGCCTTACATCTACCCTGCGGTAGGGATTTTAGGGCTTGTTGTCGTGGTGATAACTACATCCATCTTATTGATGCAAAGAAATCGGG GTCGACCAAAGAACACTGATCCAACAGAAAATAAA TACATGGCTATACCAATGACACAACAAGCATTGCCCCACGCTAACATCAGCCCCCAGCCCTACCCCAGAGCAAGCCCCCGTCAGTCCGTACCCACCATCTATGACAACGCACCCTCCAGGAGACCCTCCAGCGCCCATGCACCTCCCACCCGGCCCGCGGCCAATCACAAGGCCGCGCCAGAGGACAGAGACCAAGGCAACAGGAAGGCCggcgaaagggagagagatgaagagagtcTTCTGTACGCTGCACTCGACCACCAGGCTCTTCCTGGGGCCACAGGCCGGCCCCAGAGGCCCCAGGAGGAGTGCTCTGAGTACGCAGCCATCCGCGTACACTGA
- the LOC124474497 gene encoding splicing factor U2AF 35 kDa subunit isoform X2, whose amino-acid sequence MAEYLASIFGTEKDKVNCSFYFKIGACRHGDRCSRLHNKPTFSQTILIQNIYRNPQNSAQTADASRCAVSDVEMQEHYDEFFEEVFTEMEEKYGEVEEMNVCDNLGDHLVGNVYVKVADGGRWGTTAVFRSPRDDPCVTPLVVTSACCACSHVHMQFRREEDAEKAVMGLNNRWFNGQPIHAELSPVTDFREACCRQYEMGECTRGGFCNFMHLKPISRELRRELYGRRRKRHRSSSRSRDRRSRSRDRGRGGGGGGRDRARRRSRDRERSGRF is encoded by the exons ATGGCGGAGTACCTGGCGTCCATTTTCGGTACTGAAAAAGACAA GGTCAATTGttcattttatttcaaaattGGAGCGTGCAGGCATGGAGACCGCTGCTCTAGGTTGCACAACAAACCAACTTTCAGCCAG ACCATCTTGATTCAAAACATCTACCGTAATCCCCAAAACAGTGCACAGACGGCCGACGCCTCTCGCT GTGCCGTCAGCGATGTGGAGATGCAAGAGCACTACGACGAGTTCTTTGAA GAGGTCTTCacggagatggaggagaagtacggcgaggtggaggagatgaACGTGTGCGACAACCTGGGTGACCACCTCGTGGGGAACGTCTATGTGAAGGTGGCTGACGGGGGACGGTGGGGGACAACCGCTGTGTTTAGAAGCCCTCGCGATGACCCATGTGTGACCCCTCTGGTTGTGACTAGTGCGTGTTGCGCGTGCTCTCATGTACACATGCAGTTCCGCCGGGAAGAGGACGCCGAGAAGGCGGTGATGGGCCTGAACAACCGCTGGTTCAACGGTCAGCCCATCCACGCAGAGCTGTCCCCCGTCACGGACTTCCGAGAAGCCTGCTGTCGCCAGTATGAAATGGG AGAGTGCACGCGAGGTGGCTTCTGCAACTTCATGCACCTAAAACCCATATCACGAGAGCTCCGTAGGGAGTTGTATGGACGCCGCAGGAAAAG GCACCGCTCCAGCTCGCGTTCGCGAGACAGGCGCTCCCGGTCCAGAGACCGTGGTCGTGGCGGCGGCGGTGGTGGACGGGACCGTGCAAGACGGAGGTCAAGGGACAGAGAACGTTCTGGAAGATTCTAA
- the LOC124474497 gene encoding splicing factor U2AF 35 kDa subunit isoform X1 has protein sequence MAEYLASIFGTEKDKVNCSFYFKIGACRHGDRCSRLHNKPTFSQTIALLNIYRNPQNSAQSADGLHCAVSDVEMQEHYDEFFEEVFTEMEEKYGEVEEMNVCDNLGDHLVGNVYVKVADGGRWGTTAVFRSPRDDPCVTPLVVTSACCACSHVHMQFRREEDAEKAVMGLNNRWFNGQPIHAELSPVTDFREACCRQYEMGECTRGGFCNFMHLKPISRELRRELYGRRRKRHRSSSRSRDRRSRSRDRGRGGGGGGRDRARRRSRDRERSGRF, from the exons ATGGCGGAGTACCTGGCGTCCATTTTCGGTACTGAAAAAGACAA GGTCAATTGttcattttatttcaaaattGGAGCGTGCAGGCATGGAGACCGCTGCTCTAGGTTGCACAACAAACCAACTTTCAGCCAG ACCATTGCCCTCTTGAACATTTACCGTAACCCTCAAAACTCTGCCCAGTCTGCCGATGGTTTACACT GTGCCGTCAGCGATGTGGAGATGCAAGAGCACTACGACGAGTTCTTTGAA GAGGTCTTCacggagatggaggagaagtacggcgaggtggaggagatgaACGTGTGCGACAACCTGGGTGACCACCTCGTGGGGAACGTCTATGTGAAGGTGGCTGACGGGGGACGGTGGGGGACAACCGCTGTGTTTAGAAGCCCTCGCGATGACCCATGTGTGACCCCTCTGGTTGTGACTAGTGCGTGTTGCGCGTGCTCTCATGTACACATGCAGTTCCGCCGGGAAGAGGACGCCGAGAAGGCGGTGATGGGCCTGAACAACCGCTGGTTCAACGGTCAGCCCATCCACGCAGAGCTGTCCCCCGTCACGGACTTCCGAGAAGCCTGCTGTCGCCAGTATGAAATGGG AGAGTGCACGCGAGGTGGCTTCTGCAACTTCATGCACCTAAAACCCATATCACGAGAGCTCCGTAGGGAGTTGTATGGACGCCGCAGGAAAAG GCACCGCTCCAGCTCGCGTTCGCGAGACAGGCGCTCCCGGTCCAGAGACCGTGGTCGTGGCGGCGGCGGTGGTGGACGGGACCGTGCAAGACGGAGGTCAAGGGACAGAGAACGTTCTGGAAGATTCTAA
- the LOC124474497 gene encoding splicing factor U2AF 35 kDa subunit isoform X3 — MAEYLASIFGTEKDKVNCSFYFKIGACRHGDRCSRLHNKPTFSQTIALLNIYRNPQNSAQSADGLHCAVSDVEMQEHYDEFFEEVFTEMEEKYGEVEEMNVCDNLGDHLVGNVYVKFRREEDAEKAVMGLNNRWFNGQPIHAELSPVTDFREACCRQYEMGECTRGGFCNFMHLKPISRELRRELYGRRRKRHRSSSRSRDRRSRSRDRGRGGGGGGRDRARRRSRDRERSGRF; from the exons ATGGCGGAGTACCTGGCGTCCATTTTCGGTACTGAAAAAGACAA GGTCAATTGttcattttatttcaaaattGGAGCGTGCAGGCATGGAGACCGCTGCTCTAGGTTGCACAACAAACCAACTTTCAGCCAG ACCATTGCCCTCTTGAACATTTACCGTAACCCTCAAAACTCTGCCCAGTCTGCCGATGGTTTACACT GTGCCGTCAGCGATGTGGAGATGCAAGAGCACTACGACGAGTTCTTTGAA GAGGTCTTCacggagatggaggagaagtacggcgaggtggaggagatgaACGTGTGCGACAACCTGGGTGACCACCTCGTGGGGAACGTCTATGTGAAG TTCCGCCGGGAAGAGGACGCCGAGAAGGCGGTGATGGGCCTGAACAACCGCTGGTTCAACGGTCAGCCCATCCACGCAGAGCTGTCCCCCGTCACGGACTTCCGAGAAGCCTGCTGTCGCCAGTATGAAATGGG AGAGTGCACGCGAGGTGGCTTCTGCAACTTCATGCACCTAAAACCCATATCACGAGAGCTCCGTAGGGAGTTGTATGGACGCCGCAGGAAAAG GCACCGCTCCAGCTCGCGTTCGCGAGACAGGCGCTCCCGGTCCAGAGACCGTGGTCGTGGCGGCGGCGGTGGTGGACGGGACCGTGCAAGACGGAGGTCAAGGGACAGAGAACGTTCTGGAAGATTCTAA
- the LOC124474497 gene encoding splicing factor U2AF 35 kDa subunit isoform X6 — protein MQEHYDEFFEEVFTEMEEKYGEVEEMNVCDNLGDHLVGNVYVKFRREEDAEKAVMGLNNRWFNGQPIHAELSPVTDFREACCRQYEMGECTRGGFCNFMHLKPISRELRRELYGRRRKRHRSSSRSRDRRSRSRDRGRGGGGGGRDRARRRSRDRERSGRF, from the exons ATGCAAGAGCACTACGACGAGTTCTTTGAA GAGGTCTTCacggagatggaggagaagtacggcgaggtggaggagatgaACGTGTGCGACAACCTGGGTGACCACCTCGTGGGGAACGTCTATGTGAAG TTCCGCCGGGAAGAGGACGCCGAGAAGGCGGTGATGGGCCTGAACAACCGCTGGTTCAACGGTCAGCCCATCCACGCAGAGCTGTCCCCCGTCACGGACTTCCGAGAAGCCTGCTGTCGCCAGTATGAAATGGG AGAGTGCACGCGAGGTGGCTTCTGCAACTTCATGCACCTAAAACCCATATCACGAGAGCTCCGTAGGGAGTTGTATGGACGCCGCAGGAAAAG GCACCGCTCCAGCTCGCGTTCGCGAGACAGGCGCTCCCGGTCCAGAGACCGTGGTCGTGGCGGCGGCGGTGGTGGACGGGACCGTGCAAGACGGAGGTCAAGGGACAGAGAACGTTCTGGAAGATTCTAA